The proteins below are encoded in one region of Huiozyma naganishii CBS 8797 chromosome 7, complete genome:
- the KNAG0G02855 gene encoding uncharacterized protein encodes MLHKTSWDRNQLRTPFTLRRDDSFSSLESLSSERGWVTIVPSKLIVPELTNERVFGYDSMQQSFVDIYLKQYNIPSALDPRQAHDLYEITDPAEYTGWFEALVSHLRETGYEHLIPNSDGSFKHNLAMEESIGLRSLFWYFVRRRAYPDWVMRCERNGYRSHELICRSIVRVAYKDEERGNGLSFFRNSGLYY; translated from the coding sequence atgcttCACAAGACTTCATGGGATAGAAATCAATTGCGCACGCCATTCACTCTCCGTAGGGACGACAGCTTCAGCTCGCTTGAATCGCTTTCCAGCGAGAGGGGGTGGGTCACTATTGTTCCCAGTAAATTAATAGTCCCGGAGTTGACAAACGAGCGGGTGTTTGGTTACGATTCGATGCAGCAATCGTTCGTGGACATTtatttgaaacagtacaaTATCCCAAGCGCGTTGGACCCACGTCAGGCACACGACCTGTACGAAATCACCGATCCTGCCGAGTACACCGGCTGGTTCGAGGCTCTGGTTTCGCACCTCAGGGAAACCGGGTACGAGCACCTTATTCCTAACAGCGACGGATCATTCAAACACAACCTCGCCATGGAAGAGAGTATAGGGCTGCGTTCCCTGTTTTGGTATTTTGTTAGACGCCGTGCGTATCCGGACTGGGTGATGAGGTGCGAGCGGAATGGGTACCGTTCTCATGAGCTTATCTGTCGCTCTATTGTACGTGTAGCGTACAAGGACGAAGAACGCGGGAACGGACTATCTTTCTTCAGAAATAGTGGCTTATATTACTAA
- the RIM20 gene encoding Rim20p (similar to Saccharomyces cerevisiae RIM20 (YOR275C); ancestral locus Anc_8.726) encodes MDFAAIPLKRTVEIDVAAGVALLIDATAVQSSKQFEGDLHTVQSLRETVRNPDVSLEAVRDHVRYYKCLDQLMEKFPGDQVKFTWFQTFSNKSIPSAQSSFRWEQLNVLYNIASLYTLLALDLNGVDEGSVALQCKYFQMSAIIWMHLIEVSEGGTGSESKDLTRGDAPVADVATLKAFRLLMLAQAMVCFWRKTLFTGKINDRTVARLASQIHSFYDQCETHAEKSILILSDWIKHIHDKAVYFKAVTLYRMGKDYHTQEQYGVEIACYNQVFKMLSAPTSLNVDTFLGDVSASFKDVKRDNDFIYHQEVPAQAPVLVSPLNMIKTDTPMWEALCKIVDVGVVPALFEDLLPLEIIEASTVFKERQVKYVQENLIAPLDALTKILNAALEENDTSGINLLRSIDGDEVKQVESSMSNLLKTQKNVASKLQESESMLVQEAELDSNYRKQYGSLRWTLPESSIVNKPYHDKLSLLKSYLEKGIQVDLQNSETFKSIDISLITSEDPRMSPGGSPLLDEIATVLKKRAGKKLEVEEKAWHLPLLPQLIDRYKRDKSTDNFETVYLNHLQQAFIADLKFLDNEKKLNNELVTKLQVEGTDNGIVKRLDPRQLYVEDFNYSSQLFNEVKTNTVEGSNFYEDLIKLLDTFYNEVYEFVNSRKMEAQRMSEKLLSTS; translated from the coding sequence ATGGATTTTGCTGCCATCCCGCTGAAGAGGACTGTGGAAATtgatgttgctgctggGGTTGCCTTGCTGATAGATGCTACTGCGGTGCAAAGTTCGAAGCAGTTTGAGGGGGACCTGCACACTGTTCAGTCTTTGCGGGAGACTGTTCGGAACCCGGATGTCTCCTTGGAGGCGGTGCGGGATCACGTTCGGTACTACAAGTGTCTGGACCAATTGATGGAGAAGTTCCCAGGAGATCAGGTCAAGTTCACGTGGTTCCAGACTTTCTCGAATAAATCGATCCCCTCCGCGCAGAGCTCCTTCCGGTGGGAGCAATTGAACGTCCTGTACAACATCGCATCTTTGTACACGCTGCTGGCGTTGGATCTGAATGGGGTGGACGAGGGGAGTGTCGCATTGCAATGCAAGTACTTCCAAATGAGTGCCATTATATGGATGCATTTAATCGAGGTGAGCGAAGGCGGTACTGGTTCGGAAAGCAAAGACCTGACACGCGGGGATGCACCCGTTGCAGATGTAGCGACTTTGAAAGCTTTCAGACTGTTGATGCTGGCACAGGCTATGGTTTGCTTTTGGAGGAAAACACTTTTCACTGGGAAAATCAACGATAGGACCGTGGCGAGACTGGCTTCTCAGATACACTCGTTCTACGACCAGTGTGAAACGCACGCTGAAAAGAGTATACTGATCTTGTCCGACTGGATCAAACATATCCATGACAAGGCCGTTTATTTCAAAGCGGTTACTCTGTACAGAATGGGTAAGGATTACCACACCCAGGAGCAGTACGGTGTAGAGATCGCGTGCTACAATcaggttttcaaaatgttgtCTGCGCCGACATCGCTAAATGTGGACACGTTTCTGGGTGATGTATCGGCCAGTTTTAAGGATGTGAAGAGAGATAACGATTTCATCTACCATCAGGAGGTACCAGCACAGGCACCAGTATTGGTCTCACCTTTAAACATGATCAAGACTGATACTCCCATGTGGGAAGCACTATGTAAGATTGTTGATGTGGGCGTTGTCCCAGCTCTGTTTGAAGATTTGTTACCCCTTGAGATAATTGAGGCATCGACGGTTTTCAAGGAAAGACAAGTCAAGTACGTTCAAGAGAACTTAATTGCCCCCTTAGACGCACTGACCAAAATACTAAATGCTGCATTGGAGGAAAACGATACATCGGGCATAAACTTGCTCCGTTCAATTGATGGGGACGAGGTCAAGCAAGTGGAGAGCAGCATGTCGAACTTGCTGAAAACCCAGAAGAATGTTGCGAGTAAACTTCAGGAATCTGAGAGCATGCTAGTGCAGGAAGCTGAACTGGATAGCAATTATAGGAAACAATACGGCTCTCTGCGCTGGACGTTACCGGAGTCGTCTATTGTGAACAAACCTTACCATGACAAACTGTCCTTACTGAAATCGTATTTGGAGAAGGGGATACAAGTGGATTTACAAAACTCAGAGACTTTCAAAAGCATTGATATATCATTGATTACTTCCGAGGATCCACGAATGTCCCCCGGGGGTAGCCCTTTACTAGATGAGATTGCAACCGTGTTAAAGAAAAGAGCAGGTAAGAAACTTGAAGTCGAGGAAAAGGCTTGGCACCTCCCGTTATTACCTCAATTGATAGATAGGTATAAAAGGGATAAGTCTACGgacaattttgaaacagtctATTTGAACCACTTGCAACAGGCCTTCATTGCTgatttgaagtttttggacaacgagaagaaattgaatAACGAATTGGTCACAAAGTTACAAGTAGAGGGCACGGATAACGGTATTGTGAAGAGACTGGATCCACGGCAGCTGTACGTGGAAGACTTCAACTACTCATcacaactgttcaacgaGGTGAAAACGAACACGGTGGAGGGGTCCAATTTTTACGAAGACTTGATCAAATTACTGGACACATTCTACAATGAGGTGTACGAGTTTGTCAATTCTCGTAAAATGGAAGCACAACGTATGAGCGAGAAGCTCCTGTCCACCTCGTGA
- the CAF20 gene encoding Caf20p (similar to Saccharomyces cerevisiae CAF20 (YOR276W); ancestral locus Anc_8.729): protein MVTVLRRSYTIDELFQLKPAAAPAELAVNFDAVEFCALVAKVKEIQAAREEEYMAHNGGRRRSSHHFAHTRPKVKHMKPKVKTDEDGWSTFEPKMPSETDLTEGNKQKSSDSLTAAQENVRVRPNNKNMGSSRPADAKDIIADKQILGFNAFAALESESESDNE, encoded by the coding sequence ATGGTTACtgttttgagaagaagCTACACCATTGACGAGCTGTTCCAGTTGAAACCCGCCGCGGCCCCCGCGGAGCTGGCTGTGAACTTCGACGCGGTCGAATTCTGCGCGCTCGTCGCGAAGGTCAAAGAAATCCAGGCTGCTCGTGAGGAGGAGTACATGGCGCACAACGGCGGCCGCAGAAGGTCTTCGCACCACTTTGCGCACACGAGACCGAAGGTGAAGCACATGAAGCCGAAGGTGAAGACTGACGAGGACGGGTGGTCCACGTTTGAGCCTAAGATGCCGTCCGAGACGGACCTTACCGAGGGCAACAAGCAGAAGTCATCTGATTCCCTGACTGCCGCGCAGGAGAATGTGAGGGTGAGacccaacaacaagaacatgGGGTCCAGCAGACCAGCTGACGCGAAGGATATCATTGCCGATAAGCAGATTCTGGGCTTCAATGCGTTCGCTGCACTGGAGAGCGAGTCTGAATCGGACAACGAGTAA
- the SCJ1 gene encoding Scj1p (similar to Saccharomyces cerevisiae SCJ1 (YMR214W); ancestral locus Anc_8.730) has translation MRLCWFVIGWLFCLAAAQDYYAILGVAKDASEKDIKSAYRQMSKKWHPDKNAGDDEAHHKFIEIGEAYEVLSDSEKRATYDRFGADALKNGGGGGGGHPGGFGGGGFHDPFDLFNQMFGDSHPGGQNVRKGSNLIVKDSVTLNGFYHGFYANLTLDLNDDCEHCHGSGAEDNQFATCETCQGRGVIIQVIQMGFMTQQIQQVCGACQGKGKTIKHVCKICRGARVVKTPKTFEISVPAGAQRNYNVVKSGQAEKVPDMQSGDLVFVFEENSHENLGYRRRGDHLYRTEVLHWKEALLGGWERRIAFFDDQKQVVVKRDKNVVTAPGEIERVPNLGMPKLNSKGKSTNAYGDLFIEYVIVSPKEFPSGKGSPEIIRDEL, from the coding sequence ATGAGACTGTGCTGGTTTGTGATCGGATGGCTCTTTTGCCTCGCTGCAGCGCAGGATTACTATGCTATATTGGGTGTCGCGAAGGACGCATCTGAGAAGGATATCAAGTCTGCGTACAGGCAGATGTCGAAGAAATGGCACCCTGATAAGAATGCCGGGGACGACGAGGCTCATCACAAGTTTATAGAGATCGGTGAGGCATACGAGGTTTTGAGTGACTCAGAAAAGAGGGCCACGTACGACCGGTTTGGTGCGGACGCGCTGAAGAACggcggtggcggtggtggtgggcATCCCGGTGGGTTCGGTGGCGGTGGGTTCCACGACCCGTTTGACCTGTTTAACCAGATGTTTGGCGACAGCCACCCTGGCGGACAGAACGTGAGGAAAGGTTCCAATCTCATCGTGAAGGATTCTGTCACTTTGAATGGGTTCTACCACGGGTTCTACGCGAACCTCACTCTCGATCTGAACGACGACTGTGAGCATTGTCACGGGTCAGGTGCGGAGGACAACCAGTTTGCGACTTGCGAGACCTGTCAGGGCCGCGGTGTGATAATCCAGGTGATCCAAATGGGGTTCATGACGCAACAGATCCAACAGGTGTGTGGCGCATGTCAAGGTAAGGGGAAGACAATCAAGCACGTCTGCAAAATTTGTCGTGGTGCAAGAGTCGTCAAGACGCCCAAGACTTTCGAAATCTCTGTCCCAGCAGGTGCTCAGAGAAACTATAATGTGGTCAAGAGTGGGCAAGCGGAGAAGGTACCCGATATGCAAAGCGGTGACCTCGTCTTCGTATTCGAGGAAAACTCCCACGAGAACTTAGGGTACCGCAGACGCGGTGACCACCTTTACAGAACGGAGGTACTGCATTGGAAGGAGGCGCTACTCGGTGGGTGGGAAAGACGCATTGCATTCTTCGACGACCAGAAACAGGTGGTTGTCAAAAGAGATAAGAACGTCGTCACTGCACCGGGCGAAATAGAAAGGGTGCCCAACTTGGGTATGCCcaagttgaacagcaaGGGTAAGAGCACCAATGCGTACGGTGACTTGTTCATCGAGTACGTCATCGTGAGCCCAAAGGAGTTCCCCAGCGGCAAGGGCTCACCAGAAATTATCAGAGATGAGTTGTAA
- the GUA1 gene encoding GMP synthase (glutamine-hydrolyzing) (similar to Saccharomyces cerevisiae GUA1 (YMR217W); ancestral locus Anc_8.733) produces MSGSADPVSAAFDTILVLDFGSQYSHLITRRLREFNIYAEMLPCTQKISELGWTPKGIIMSGGPYSVYAEDAPHVDHDVFKLGVPILGICYGMQELAWINGKQVHRGEKREYGPSKLHVLDNTNPLFEGIDNSTVWMSHGDKLNGLPTGFKVIAISDNSPFCGIVHESDPIYGIQFHPEVTHSTMGKVLLKNFAVNLCHAAQNWTMENFIEKEITRIRELVGPTAEVIGAVSGGVDSTVASKLMTEAIGDRFHAILVDNGVLRLNEAATVKKTLVDGLGINLTVIDASEEFLTKLKGVTDPEKKRKIIGNTFIHVFEREAENIKPKDGQEIQYLLQGTLYPDVIESISFKGPSQTIKTHHNVGGLLEDMKLKLIEPLRELFKDEVRHLGELLGISHELVWRHPFPGPGIAIRVLGEVTKSQVEIARKADYIYIEEIRKAGLYDKISQAFACLLPVKSVGVMGDQRTYEQVIALRAIETTDFMTADWYPFEHSFLKNVASRIVNEVDGVARVTYDITSKPPATVEWE; encoded by the coding sequence ATGTCTGGTTCCGCCGACCCTGTTTCTGCCGCTTTCGACACCATCCTGGTGCTGGATTTTGGGTCCCAGTACTCGCATCTGATCACGAGAAGACTGAGAGAGTTCAATATTTACGCAGAGATGCTGCCCTGCACGCAGAAGATCTCTGAATTGGGGTGGACGCCCAAGGGTATCATCATGTCCGGTGGGCCGTACTCCGTGTACGCGGAGGATGCCCCACACGTCGACCACGACGTGTTCAAGCTGGGCGTCCCCATCCTGGGGATCTGCTACGGTATGCAAGAGCTTGCCTGGATCAACGGGAAGCAGGTGCACCGTGGGGAGAAAAGAGAGTACGGGCCCTCGAAGTTGCACGTCTTGGACAACACGAACCCGCTGTTTGAAGGAATCGACAACTCGACAGTGTGGATGTCCCATGGGGACAAATTGAACGGGTTGCCCACTGGGTTCAAAGTCATTGCCATTTCGGACAACTCCCCCTTTTGTGGGATCGTGCACGAGAGCGACCCTATCTACGGTATCCAGTTCCACCCAGAGGTCACGCATTCGACGATGGGGAAAGtcctgttgaagaacttcgCCGTTAACTTGTGCCACGCGGCACAGAACTGGACCATGGAGAACTTCATCGAGAAGGAGATCACCAGAATTAGAGAACTAGTCGGTCCCACTGCGGAGGTCATCGGTGCTGTTTCCGGTGGGGTCGATTCCACGGTCGCCTCCAAGCTGATGACTGAGGCCATCGGCGACAGGTTCCACGCCATCCTCGTGGACAACGGTGTCTTGAGATTGAACGAGGCTGCCACCGTTAAGAAGACCCTGGTCGATGGGCTTGGGATCAACCTGACTGTCATCGACGCCTCCGAGGAGTTCTTGACTAAGCTTAAGGGCGTCACGGACccagagaagaagagaaagatcATCGGGAACACTTTCATCCACGTCTTTGAGAGAGAGGCTGAAAACATTAAGCCAAAGGACGGCCAAGAGATTCAATACCTGCTTCAAGGCACTCTGTACCCTGACGTCATAGAGTCCATCTCCTTCAAGGGTCCCTCGCAAACCATCAAGACTCACCACAACGTCGGTGGTCTGTTGGAAGAcatgaagttgaaactgATCGAACCATTGagagaactgttcaagGATGAGGTCAGACACCTTGGTGAGCTGTTGGGGATCTCCCACGAGCTTGTCTGGAGACACCCATTCCCAGGTCCAGGTATCGCCATTAGAGTCCTCGGTGAAGTCACCAAGAGCCAGGTCGAGATCGCCAGAAAAGCCGACTACATCTACATCGAAGAGATCAGGAAGGCTGGTCTGTACGACAAGATCTCGCAAGCGTTTGCCTGCCTGCTACCGGTCAAGTCCGTCGGTGTCATGGGTGACCAAAGAACCTACGAGCAAGTCATCGCTTTGAGAGCCATCGAAACCACCGATTTCATGACCGCCGACTGGTACCCATTCGAGCACagcttcttgaagaacgtcGCTTCCAGAATCGTCAACGAGGTCGACGGTGTCGCTAGAGTCACCTACGATATCACCTCCAAGCCTCCAGCCACCGTCGAATGGGAATGA
- the HEM4 gene encoding uroporphyrinogen-III synthase HEM4 (similar to Saccharomyces cerevisiae HEM4 (YOR278W); ancestral locus Anc_8.734) encodes MSKAEHVILLKNKTEPVDKYESLAPGFDFHSVDFLPLIRHENVPDELLVLLHDSSSLRNLRHIIVTSQRTVECLYHSVLPYLTPSVKREFLRKKVYTVGPATGNFLRECGFSDVCGDEAGNGGNLADMLLQTLPDYDGEILFLVGVIRRDIIRKKLTAQGLKVRELVTYQTSALEHSLPRFCRCLKTSCTNWVVIFSPQGTDDIVNYLKEVQSQEAGPVLKVACIGPTTEQFLLDNGVKPLVVSTKPEPTYLWESIRQYDNGELH; translated from the coding sequence ATGTCCAAAGCAGAGCATGTCATTCTGTTGAAAAACAAGACGGAGCCCGTGGACAAGTACGAGTCGCTGGCGCCTGGTTTTGACTTCCACTCCGTCGATTTCCTCCCACTGATACGTCACGAAAACGTTCCTGACGAACTGCTCGTATTGCTGCATGACAGTAGTTCATTAAGAAACCTCCGTCATATTATTGTCACATCACAGCGGACAGTAGAGTGTCTCTACCACAGTGTGCTACCATATTTAACCCCAAGCGTCAAAAGAGAGTTTCTGAGGAAGAAAGTTTACACTGTCGGTCCCGCAACAGGCAATTTCTTGCGTGAGTGTGGATTCAGTGACGTTTGTGGGGATGAAGCCGGGAACGGGGGGAACTTAGCGGACATGCTGTTACAAACGTTGCCCGATTATGATGGCGAGatcttgtttcttgtggGGGTCATCAGAAGGGACATAATACGGAAAAAGTTAACCGCACAAGGGCTCAAAGTGAGAGAACTGGTCACATACCAGACCAGCGCACTAGAGCATAGTTTACCCCGGTTCTGCCGTTGTTTGAAAACAAGCTGTACAAATTGGGTCGTCATATTTAGTCCGCAAGGTACAGATGACATCGTAAATTACTTGAAGGAGGTCCAGAGCCAAGAAGCAGGTCCCGTCCTTAAAGTAGCATGCATAGGCCCCACCACGGAACAGTTTCTGCTCGATAACGGTGTAAAACCGTTGGTGGTGAGTACGAAACCGGAGCCTACATATTTATGGGAGTCGATTCGCCAGTACGATAATGGTGAACTTCATTGA
- the RFM1 gene encoding Rfm1p (similar to Saccharomyces cerevisiae RFM1 (YOR279C); ancestral locus Anc_8.738): MYMEVSGFEKETYRTGQLLIAVLVQGVHIHICVLAKFRAGNCCIWPTFYTHIVIYTRTFALYSLCVMAAVGKPAHLGAVAGSGDSKIDRIKELLKDGDTLSEDIKGLVSTIKPKEFESYHDFFIIHSFRKGRSESGRVDIDRIRRRQVGKYYERIKRDSTKEQTPPVTAGPEDTDYSTAAPSRAGSASLGDSSNSVTESNALDFPTIEQPQLNPEKDSLFEQDATTVVNPGQFDKIRADISTESIIGPLYPLSNTDANYIRRSSRISSKNTVTGDAGGSEAGSQPQPVSRRSSASKSDSTEDGELEIKDLYESLVPKTDSPNRRSDWILPPRLRYTPDKQLRTKPVVNSIKINELIATDQITIILSRFEGGLAGIRKRPKLASTPIP; the protein is encoded by the coding sequence atgtaCATGGAAGTGAGCGGGTTTGAAAAGGAGACTTATCGGACAGGACAGTTACTTATTGCAGTGCTAGTACAAGGTGTGCATATTCATATCTGTGTTTTGGCAAAATTTAGGGCAGGGAATTGCTGCATTTGGCCAACATTCTATACTCATATAGTCATATATACACGTACTTTTGCTTTATATAGCCTCTGTGTAATGGCAGCAGTTGGGAAGCCAGCTCATTTGGGGGCAGTCGCTGGTTCCGGTGATTCAAAAATCGACAGAATCAAAGAGCTTTTGAAGGATGGAGACACGCTCAGCGAAGATATCAAGGGTTTGGTCTCCACGATCAAACCAAAGGAGTTCGAGTCGTACCATGATTTCTTCATTATCCACTCTTTCCGCAAGGGCAGGTCGGAAAGTGGGAGAGTGGACATCGACCGAATTAGAAGAAGGCAAGTGGGGAAATACTACGAGAGAATTAAAAGAGACAGCACGAAAGAACAGACTCCGCCGGTGACGGCGGGGCCAGAGGACACGGATTATAGTACCGCTGCACCTTCCCGGGCAGGTTCTGCATCGTTGGGCGACTCAAGCAATAGTGTAACGGAGTCCAACGCATTAGATTTTCCCACGATCGAACAGCCGCAGCTCAACCCGGAGAAGGACAGCCTCTTCGAACAAGATGCGACAACGGTCGTCAACCCTGGGCAGTTCGACAAAATACGCGCAGATATCTCTACAGAAAGTATTATTGGCCCTCTGTATCCACTTTCAAACACGGACGCAAACTATATCAGGAGATCTTCGAGGATTTCAAGCAAGAATACAGTTACTGGGGACGCCGGTGGGTCCGAGGCGGGATCACAACCCCAACCGGTCTCCAGACGGTCCTCTGCATCTAAATCTGATTCTACGGAGGATGGAGAGCTGGAAATAAAAGACCTTTACGAATCGCTCGTCCCCAAGACGGACAGCCCGAACAGAAGGTCCGACTGGATTTTACCCCCCAGGTTGCGCTACACACCAGACAAGCAATTGAGGACTAAACCCGTGGTCAACTCCATCAAAATCAATGAGCTTATAGCCACGGACCAGATCACAATAATCCTATCGAGGTTCGAGGGCGGACTTGCTGGTATCCGCAAGAGACCGAAACTAGCCAGCACACCAATACCATAA
- the KNAG0G02920 gene encoding alpha/beta hydrolase (similar to Saccharomyces cerevisiae FSH2 (YMR222C); ancestral locus Anc_8.741), whose translation MSGLRKVLMLHGFVQSDKIFRQKTGGLRKSLAKMGYELWYPCGPELVDKRSLVSDDKAEVDKDAEGEPVYGWWIKSGTPTTGQQYTVPDATIKYLHDYVVENGPFEGVIGFSQGAALAGYLSTGINAILGLTPEEQPPLQFLVSFSGFRLEPAAYQQSYDTNSEWVPSLHVQGGLDAVVSEERVRRLYDTWPEDKRTLLIHPGSHFVPNSKQFVTKVCNWLTHVQKITKPPGGKETGTPRGGTIQDDTKPAALDDDLLQMMDSFGGI comes from the coding sequence ATGTCTGGACTGCGGAAGGTGCTGATGCTGCACGGGTTCGTGCAGTCGGACAAGATTTTCAGACAGAAGACCGGCGGGTTGAGGAAAAGTCTCGCAAAGATGGGCTACGAACTGTGGTACCCTTGCGGGCCGGAGCTTGTCGATAAACGGTCTCTGGTGTCCGATGATAAAGCAGAGGTGGATAAAGATGCTGAGGGGGAGCCAGTGTACGGGTGGTGGATCAAGTCTGGTACTCCCACGACAGGGCAGCAGTACACAGTCCCAGACGCGACGATCAAGTACTTACACGACTACGTGGTGGAGAATGGACCCTTCGAGGGGGTTATTGGGTTTAGCCAGGGGGCAGCACTTGCTGGGTACCTCTCCACGGGGATCAATGCGATTCTCGGGTTGACcccagaggaacaaccacCGTTGCAATTCCTCGTGTCGTTCAGCGGGTTCAGGCTGGAACCGGCCGCCTACCAGCAATCCTACGACACGAACAGCGAGTGGGTACCCTCACTACACGTGCAGGGCGGCCTGGATGCTGTGGTTTCAGAGGAACGAGTGCGGCGACTGTACGATACGTGGCCGGAGGACAAACGCACGCTGCTGATACACCCGGGGAGTCATTTTGTGCCCAACTCGAAGCAGTTTGTCACTAAAGTGTGCAACTGGCTGACGCACGTACAAAAGATTACCAAGCCCCCTGGTGGTAAAGAAACCGGGACACCCCGGGGGGGCACAATCCAAGATGACACTAAACCCGCCGCCCTCGACGACGATCTTTTGCAGATGATGGATTCCTTTGGAGGAATATAA
- the UBP8 gene encoding ubiquitin-specific protease UBP8 (similar to Saccharomyces cerevisiae UBP8 (YMR223W); ancestral locus Anc_8.742) yields the protein MSSCKHIDLVLADDLERDRFLGEYAAVKRFVLRASTRDKLQCGMTCHTCREVCRGATFICLSGGCTYVGCWNGGHFQEHTQGGHRLGVNAQNGLVFCFECVDYVAGCETLDIAGVPWDSAMSKQVSLPTSLRRDGLYGLLNLGSTCFMSSILQSLIHNTYIQYWFLNSGHARRCALRDPSSCISCALDRIISECYGSLSERNDHAGFLSLLTCSWKINQNFAGYSQQDAHEFLQFLLNQLHCDYKRERQVDEDKEVRSSSSQLCHCIVHSSFQGTLRSSIVCPECQDDSKTMLDPFLDLSLDIKGQRTLYDCLDSFHRREQLHDFDYHCPRCQTSRDPIKQLTIERLAPTLVLQLKRFEHLTSGQNVKLNDPVQFPLHLDMSRYCTGGEPTTSIVYRLSGVVSHSGTVNEGHYTAVLQLNSGEWFKFNDSMISVVSAEDVLREQAYLLLYTVEQVAATA from the coding sequence ATGTCTAGTTGTAAGCATATTGATCTGGTGTTGGCGGATGATCTGGAGAGGGATCGGTTTCTAGGCGAGTACGCTGCGGTCAAGCGGTTTGTGTTGCGGGCGAGTACCAGGGACAAGCTGCAATGTGGGATGACGTGCCACACGTGTAGGGAGGTGTGTCGCGGTGCGACTTTTATCTGCCTCTCGGGGGGTTGCACGTACGTCGGGTGTTGGAACGGCGGCCACTTCCAAGAACATACCCAGGGGGGCCACCGTCTTGGGGTCAACGCACAGAACGGACTCGTGTTCTGTTTCGAGTGTGTTGACTACGTTGCCGGTTGCGAGACGCTCGATATAGCCGGGGTGCCCTGGGACAGTGCGATGTCGAAACAAGTCTCGCTGCCAACGAGTCTCCGGAGGGATGGGCTGTACGGGCTGCTCAACCTCGGGTCTACGTGCTTTATGAGCAGTATCCTACAATCACTGATCCACAACACGTACATCCAGTATTGGTTTCTGAATAGCGGGCACGCGCGGCGCTGCGCACTGCGCGACCCGAGCAGTTGCATCTCGTGTGCATTGGATAGAATTATCAGCGAGTGTTATGGGTCGCTCAGCGAACGTAACGACCACGCAGGGTTCCTCTCACTGCTCACTTGCTCGTGGAAGATCAACCAGAACTTCGCTGGATACTCGCAGCAGGACGCTCACGAGTTCTTGCAGTTCCTGTTGAACCAGCTGCATTGCGACTACAAACGTGAGCGGCAAGTGGACGAGGACAAAGAGGTgagatcttcttcctcccAGCTGTGCCACTGCATTGTGCATTCGTCGTTCCAGGGTACACTGCGAAGCTCGATAGTATGTCCCGAGTGCCAGGACGACTCGAAGACGATGTTGGACCCGTTCCTGGACTTGTCGCTAGACATCAAGGGACAGAGGACGCTGTACGACTGTCTGGACAGTTTCCACAGGCGCGAGCAACTCCACGACTTCGATTATCATTGTCCGCGGTGCCAGACTTCACGGGACCCAATCAAGCAACTGACGATCGAGCGGCTCGCGCCGACACTCGTGCTACAATTGAAACGGTTCGAGCACCTCACGAGCGGGCAGAATGTCAAGCTGAACGACCCGGTCCAGTTCCCCCTGCATCTTGACATGAGCCGGTACTGCACTGGTGGTGAACCCACGACAAGCATCGTGTACCGGCTCTCCGGGGTCGTGTCGCACAGCGGAACCGTCAACGAGGGCCACTACACCGCCGTGCTGCAGTTGAACTCCGGAGAGtggttcaagttcaacgaCTCGATGATCTCGGTCGTGTCTGCAGAGGACGTGCTGCGGGAACAGGCGTACCTGCTGCTGTACACCGTGGAGCAAGTCGCCGCGACAGCGTAG